In a single window of the Aridibaculum aurantiacum genome:
- a CDS encoding glycosyltransferase family 2 protein, whose product MQERIDPAHLVFRKAAPVQPVHKAFLAVLILTGFFTIVHFFDWWFRHEHVAILPLFLLLTLIFWWGIIRMMVLWVAYLKMKVPAKKPLHRHDMRVAIFTTSSPGEPASMFDKTLEACARITYPHTTYLLDDTQDPAFRALAEKHGAVWLELVGYPGAKAGKINEALKLTTEDFILVLDPDHIPFPNFFDEVLGYFEDEKVGFVQVAQAYYNQYRSFTARAAAEQTYGFYGPTQIGMNGSNCSVAIGANCTFRRTALESIGGHGIGLAEDLVTSIRIHAKGWKSVYAPVIVSRGLVPEDLGSFCKQQLKWSRGVHEVLFAELPRLWKYLSYWQRLSYFTIGTYYMSGLITFLFLCFPYLFLWFGLLPANMDFIDFAVHWFPIAVVGVGIYLYVQQWLCHPAAEKGLHWRGMFMKFACWYVFLRGFLLSLINHDIPYIPTAKKAVKKLSRFARPLFLHQFIFIATILLVVVQRIYFTPEARRALTSGELWGMVAFASIAFFMTLGGTYAAIKSRTIKADEPWGHIDLDQIKALPAKHHQQQTIKKEETV is encoded by the coding sequence GCCGGTACAACCTGTTCATAAAGCTTTTCTTGCAGTGCTTATACTTACCGGCTTCTTTACCATCGTCCATTTTTTTGATTGGTGGTTCAGGCATGAGCACGTAGCAATCCTTCCATTGTTTCTCCTGCTCACACTCATTTTCTGGTGGGGTATAATTAGAATGATGGTTCTGTGGGTAGCATACCTAAAGATGAAAGTGCCGGCAAAGAAGCCACTTCACCGGCATGATATGCGGGTTGCCATCTTTACTACCAGCTCGCCGGGTGAACCAGCAAGTATGTTCGATAAAACATTGGAGGCATGTGCCCGCATCACCTATCCTCATACTACTTACCTGCTTGATGATACACAAGATCCGGCCTTTAGAGCGCTTGCAGAAAAGCATGGTGCGGTGTGGCTTGAACTGGTAGGCTATCCTGGTGCAAAAGCAGGTAAGATAAATGAAGCCCTCAAGCTGACGACGGAAGATTTTATACTGGTGCTTGATCCTGATCATATACCATTCCCAAATTTCTTTGACGAAGTGCTTGGTTATTTTGAAGATGAAAAGGTGGGTTTTGTACAGGTAGCCCAAGCTTACTACAACCAGTACAGATCTTTTACTGCCAGGGCTGCTGCTGAACAAACCTATGGGTTTTATGGCCCTACGCAGATTGGTATGAACGGAAGCAACTGTTCGGTAGCTATAGGTGCCAACTGTACCTTCAGGCGCACAGCTTTGGAAAGCATAGGTGGCCACGGCATAGGACTAGCCGAAGACCTGGTAACATCTATCCGCATTCATGCAAAAGGCTGGAAGTCGGTTTATGCACCTGTAATAGTAAGTCGTGGACTGGTGCCCGAAGATCTTGGTTCCTTCTGCAAGCAACAGTTGAAATGGTCGAGGGGTGTACACGAAGTGTTGTTTGCCGAACTTCCGCGGTTGTGGAAATACTTGTCGTACTGGCAGCGGCTTAGCTATTTTACAATAGGAACCTATTACATGTCTGGTTTGATAACCTTCCTGTTCCTGTGCTTTCCATACCTGTTTTTGTGGTTTGGCCTTTTGCCTGCCAATATGGATTTCATTGACTTTGCTGTGCACTGGTTTCCTATAGCCGTGGTAGGAGTAGGCATTTATCTATACGTGCAGCAATGGCTTTGTCATCCTGCAGCAGAAAAGGGGCTACACTGGCGGGGCATGTTTATGAAATTTGCCTGCTGGTATGTATTTCTCCGGGGATTCCTGTTGTCACTCATCAATCACGACATTCCTTACATTCCTACAGCAAAAAAAGCAGTAAAAAAATTAAGTCGTTTTGCCCGGCCTTTGTTTTTACACCAATTCATCTTCATTGCAACTATACTGCTGGTAGTAGTGCAACGAATTTATTTTACACCTGAAGCACGACGTGCATTGACCAGTGGTGAATTATGGGGAATGGTAGCCTTTGCTTCCATAGCATTCTTCATGACACTAGGGGGCACTTATGCGGCCATTAAATCAAGAACCATCAAAGCAGATGAGCCATGGGGACATATAGACCTTGATCAAATAAAAGCCTTGCCTGCTAAACATCATCAACAACAAACTATAAAGAAGGAGGAAACTGTATGA
- a CDS encoding glycoside hydrolase family 26 protein, producing the protein MIVAKRFASIILVLLISISLFALLLMAGSNSKGPLQDLLNIVQVKVADVESKLMEKRERRAQHMQWFNGIRNNKRALNSVNTILVGAYDDATHESYEKIIRLEDSLHNRLPIISIYTAWGSKKDQVFPLLRAQAIYDLGSIPMITWEPWLNDFDPAVYPFNAAAANKNKGGMRAVADGKYDQYIDRWAQDAKKYGLPFYLRWGHEMNDPYRYPWGQQNNQPEDYIAAWQHVVKRFNALGATNAIWIWSPHPAYDAAPFYPGHAYVDWIGITALNYGTVATWSQWWSFDDIVGKAYDSLSLYAKPIMLTEFGSLAVGGDRAKWFDDALRSLPAKYPAVKSVVFFHAANDLTTTYKALDWSFDQDKEVVSVIRKAVASWPKKRKVATQ; encoded by the coding sequence ATGATAGTTGCCAAACGATTTGCATCAATAATTTTGGTGCTGCTTATTAGTATCTCGCTGTTTGCTTTGCTACTGATGGCAGGCAGCAATAGTAAAGGGCCCCTGCAAGACCTGTTAAACATAGTGCAGGTAAAAGTTGCCGATGTAGAAAGTAAGTTAATGGAAAAGAGGGAGCGCCGTGCACAGCATATGCAATGGTTCAATGGTATACGAAACAACAAGAGGGCGTTGAATAGTGTTAATACCATATTGGTTGGAGCCTATGATGATGCTACCCACGAGTCGTACGAAAAGATAATCAGGCTTGAAGATTCGTTACATAATCGTTTGCCTATTATTTCGATCTACACGGCATGGGGTAGTAAAAAAGACCAGGTGTTTCCTTTGCTGCGGGCACAAGCTATTTACGATCTTGGCTCTATACCCATGATCACCTGGGAGCCGTGGCTCAATGATTTTGATCCGGCGGTATATCCTTTCAATGCTGCAGCTGCTAATAAAAACAAAGGTGGAATGAGAGCCGTAGCAGATGGAAAATATGATCAGTATATTGACCGCTGGGCACAGGATGCAAAAAAATATGGTTTGCCATTTTACCTGCGTTGGGGTCACGAAATGAATGATCCTTACCGTTATCCTTGGGGACAGCAGAACAACCAACCGGAAGATTATATAGCCGCATGGCAGCACGTGGTAAAGCGTTTCAATGCATTAGGTGCTACCAATGCAATCTGGATCTGGTCGCCGCATCCGGCTTATGATGCTGCACCATTTTATCCAGGTCATGCATATGTTGATTGGATAGGTATTACAGCACTCAATTATGGCACTGTAGCTACCTGGAGCCAGTGGTGGTCTTTTGATGATATTGTAGGCAAGGCATATGATAGCTTGTCGCTGTATGCCAAACCCATCATGCTAACTGAATTTGGTTCTTTGGCTGTTGGTGGCGACAGGGCCAAATGGTTTGACGATGCACTGCGATCGCTACCTGCTAAATACCCGGCAGTGAAATCTGTTGTATTCTTTCATGCAGCAAACGATCTTACCACCACATATAAAGCTCTTGACTGGAGCTTTGACCAGGACAAAGAAGTAGTAAGCGTGATCAGGAAAGCTGTAGCGAGCTGGCCTAAAAAGAGAAAAGTTGCAACACAGTAA